A single region of the Biomaibacter acetigenes genome encodes:
- a CDS encoding sigma-70 family RNA polymerase sigma factor has translation MENSDLFEMLYDKYFDKIYKSTYMITLNDSIAEDAVQEAFIAAFNNFDRLRDIKKFHAWVAVIASNKAIDMIRKSSRIYPSDQIDNLQQKYYFEDPLDLILDKENKLKIINALNKLNLSYRQVVILRYYYDLPFKDIGEVLGISAAAVKSRFHRAKKHIKEIVGIPKITGGARSYMKEYKDEFDMYFSEQIKKISDDIISPDKKRIWLKIKKELNVSKKVKKQVWVKRTLAAAAVLLVFFMGFVAGTGNSAFAGHGFFKTIKSFFGNVVNISGITQTEKDTLQGQKETNAVSEKTYRSPDEVQKMLDYEIVFPAYIPDGYRLSGVFIRDENSRMSSIELKYEASNNDRYFTVEETPVTRPTAFSYNFRKNNTDVKTVYLNGFEATLIWFKKNDTRQLLWHTPAMFYSISGPLAEEEIISIGKSIR, from the coding sequence TTGGAAAACAGCGATCTATTTGAAATGCTTTATGACAAGTATTTTGATAAGATCTATAAGTCGACCTATATGATTACCCTCAACGATTCCATCGCCGAAGATGCCGTCCAGGAAGCTTTTATTGCGGCATTCAATAACTTTGATAGATTAAGAGATATAAAAAAATTTCATGCCTGGGTTGCCGTTATAGCTTCGAATAAAGCTATCGATATGATAAGAAAAAGTTCCAGAATATATCCCTCGGACCAAATAGATAATTTACAGCAAAAATATTATTTTGAAGATCCGTTAGACTTAATTCTTGATAAAGAAAATAAGCTGAAGATAATCAATGCTTTAAATAAGCTGAATTTATCCTACCGTCAAGTTGTAATATTAAGATACTATTATGACCTCCCATTTAAAGACATAGGAGAAGTTTTGGGTATTTCTGCAGCGGCAGTTAAAAGCAGATTTCATAGAGCAAAAAAACACATTAAAGAAATTGTTGGAATCCCAAAAATCACAGGAGGGGCGCGAAGTTATATGAAGGAATATAAAGATGAATTTGATATGTATTTTTCCGAACAGATAAAAAAAATTTCCGATGATATTATTTCACCGGATAAAAAGCGGATTTGGCTAAAAATAAAAAAAGAGCTCAATGTTTCAAAGAAGGTTAAAAAACAGGTGTGGGTAAAAAGAACACTGGCTGCCGCAGCCGTCCTGCTCGTATTTTTTATGGGATTTGTTGCAGGCACGGGTAACAGCGCCTTTGCAGGTCATGGTTTTTTCAAGACTATAAAAAGTTTTTTTGGAAACGTGGTTAATATTTCAGGCATTACTCAGACAGAAAAGGATACATTGCAGGGACAGAAAGAAACAAACGCCGTGAGTGAAAAAACCTATCGCAGTCCCGATGAGGTTCAAAAAATGCTGGATTATGAAATTGTATTTCCAGCATACATCCCCGATGGATATCGGCTTTCCGGAGTATTCATAAGAGATGAAAACAGCAGAATGTCTTCCATCGAGCTTAAATATGAAGCCAGTAACAATGACAGGTATTTCACCGTAGAGGAAACTCCAGTCACCAGACCCACCGCCTTTTCTTACAACTTCAGAAAAAACAACACCGATGTTAAAACAGTATATTTAAATGGTTTTGAGGCCACACTCATTTGGTTTAAAAAGAACGATACCCGCCAGCTCCTCTGGCATACACCGGCGATGTTCTACAGTATTTCCGGCCCTCTGGCGGAGGAGGAAATTATAAGCATAGGAAAATCTATAAGGTAA